One stretch of Oncorhynchus keta strain PuntledgeMale-10-30-2019 chromosome 18, Oket_V2, whole genome shotgun sequence DNA includes these proteins:
- the ca4b gene encoding carbonic anhydrase 4b, giving the protein MNLLISFFFATIVNIQGADWCYQSQVTCGGNCTGPDGWATVAGTCDGRAQSPINIVTRRTLPDGRLTPFTFTGYQEAFHGFITNNGHTVQVDLPATAKVQGGDLAVPYKAVQLHLHWGKDGGPGSEHTIDGEQYPMELHIVNIKEEYNSLAEALQDTAGVGVLGFFYEESRSSNKKYDAIVNALNTIKHPSSNTTLSEVSLDMLIPSRSNMTSYFRYNGSLTTPACVESVVWTMFENTIPLSRQQLAAFSQLQFADGKPMVGTYRPVQPLNGRQVYRSGSQVVLVSTLLLITSVISAIGLPLPN; this is encoded by the exons ATGAATTTACTTATTTCATTTTTCTTTGCCACCATTGTGAATATTCAAGGGGCAG ATTGGTGCTACCAGTCCCAGGTTACATGCGGTGGCAACTGCACAG GACCTGATGGTTGGGCAACGGTTGCTGGGACATGTGACGGAAGAGCCCAGTCTCCAATTAACATTGTGACGAGAAGAACCCTGCCAGACGGACGCCTTACACCATTCACATTCACTGGGTACCAAGAGGCCTTCCACGGTTTCATCACAAACAATGGTCACACTG TTCAAGTGGACCTGCCTGCCACAGCGAAGGTTCAAGGTGGAGATCTGGCGGTGCCATATAAGGCAGTACAGCTCCACCTGCACTGGGGCAAGGATGGAGGCCCTGGATCAGAGCACACTATTGATGGAGAACAATATCCCATGGAG CTGCATATTGTTAATATAAAAGAGGAATACAACTCTTTGGCTGAAGCTCTGCAAGACACTGCAGGGGTTGGAGTTCTTGGATTCTTTTATGAG GAATCAAGAAGCTCCAACAAAAAATATGACGCCATTGTAAATGCTCTGAACACTATCAAACATCCCA GCTCAAACACTACCCTTAGTGAAGTGTCCCTGGACATGCTCATCCCCTCTCGGAGTAATATGACCAGCTACTTCCGCTACAATGGCTCTCTCACCACACCCGCCTGTGTAGAATCTGTCGTCTGGACAATGTTCGAAAATACCATTCCTCTCAGCAGGCAACAG CTTGCTGCATTTTCTCAGCTTCAGTTTGCTGATGGAAAGCCTATGGTGGGAACCTATCGCCCAGTCCAGCCGTTGAATGGTCGCCAGGTGTATCGCTCTGGAAGTCAGGTTGTCTTAGTCAGCACTCTGCTACTCATCACCTCTGTGATATCAGCCATTGGACTCCCACTGCCCAATTAA
- the LOC118397440 gene encoding dehydrogenase/reductase SDR family member 11-like, translating into MDRWKGRVALVTGASVGIGAAICKALVQHGMKVFGCARNVEKIEKLAAECQSAGHSGTLVPYKCDLSNEEEILSMFSAIKTLHQGVDVCINNAGLAHSESLLNGKTDGWRTMIDLNVIALSICTREAYQSMKERKVDDGHIININSMSGHRVVFSADTHFYSATKYAVTALTEGLRQELREAKTHIRATCISPGIVETEFAFRLHSLHPEKAAATYNSMKCLEAVDIASAVTYVLGTPPHVHIGDVQMRPVEQVS; encoded by the exons ATGGATCGCTGGAAAGGTAGAGTGGCGCTTGTTACCGGGGCTTCTGTTGGAATCGGAGCGGCGATTTGCAAGGCTCTTGTCCAGCACGGCATGAAGGTTTTCGGCTGCGCCAGGAACGTCGAGAAAATAGAG AAACTGGCAGCAGAGTGTCAGAGCGCTGGGCACAGTGGCACCCTTGTTCCCTACAAGTGTGACCTTTCAAATGAAGAGGAGATCCTTTCCATGTTCTCTGCAATCAAGACTCTCCATCAGGGAGTGGATGTGTGCATCAACAATGCTGGCCTGGCCCATTCAGAGTCACTGTTGAATGGCAAAACCGATGGCTGGAGGACAATGATTGAT CTGAACGTCATTGCATTGTCTATCTGCACACGAGAGGCATACCAGTCTATGAAGGAGAGGAAGGTGGATGATGGACATATCATCAACATAAACAG TATGAGTGGACATCGTGTAGTTTTCAGTGCTGATACACACTTCTATAGTGCTACCAAGTATGCTGTGACTGCCCTGACCGAAGGGTTGCGGCAAGAGCTGCGAGAGGCTAAAACCCACATTCGAGCCACG TGTATATCTCCTGGTATAGTGGAAACAGAATTTGCTTTCCGACTTCACAGCCTCCATCCAGAGAAGGCTGCTGCTACCTACAACAGTATGAAG TGTTTGGAAGCAGTCGACATTGCCAGTGCTGTAACGTATGTCTTAGGCACACCGCCACATGTTCAC ATTGGAGATGTTCAAATGCGACCTGTGGAGCAAGTGTCATAG